TGAACATATTCAGTGGCTTTTTTCAAGATCACAACTTTTGCAGCCTTCTCATTTTTAACCAGTTCTGGAACATGGTCCCTTAGCGTTAGGAAACTTGACCGTAGATCATTACGCCGTTGACGCTCCAGGATATTATGGTTACGTCGACGTTCACTATCCTCTGAATCAGAGTTTCGAGGACTTGAACTCTTAGGCTTTGGTTGGATCGTGGGTTTTACTGGACGGGGCACCTCggtttttaactttttctgcGGTGGAGCATCTTCGCTCTCCATGTATGGAGAAGGAGCGGCATAATTATGCTGCTGGTGAATTGGTGCGCAACGCTTTAAAATCAGTTCATTCTGCTGTGTCCTGACCGATGGAAAAGTGGTATTTTTAGGACGCACTGTAATAGTAAGGGTGGTAACAGCCTTGTTGGAGGAGGAGCGTCTTTTCTCCACAGTCACAAcatctatttcttcttcttcatcctcttcctcctcatcctcgtCATCTTTTGgtaacagaaaatggaaaataaaatagacGTTATTCTCACAGAAAATACTCCGAACAAGTGTCAACCCAGATGTGCTTATTGACAAAATATCTACAGTAAAAGCCGCAATGAAATAACTGATGGCAAAAACAGGGTGTGCCCACCATCTGTAGCCAGATATAGATCTGGAAAACTGTGTAATACACATGAAATGACTGAAGAACAGTGATTTCTGAAAGTTTAATAAGTTtaatgagttggtttttttttaaaacacttgtaATTTTCAATCAAAGTGGGGCTACCACCCACATAATGGCAGGGGCAGGAAAGAGTTTTTAGAAGGAATGTATGTATTTTGAATGGAATCCTAGAGCTGCCGTACAAAAGGCATGCACAGTGTCACAACACAGCCCTTGCTCGGTAGAAAAGCAGCCGGAAAACGAAACAATCGCTGGGTTTGTTCTAAGGCAGAAGGTGAAGCTGCTCCAGCCGGGGACCCTTTAAGCCGGCGCTTGGTGCACTGCCAAGAAGACAGCTGTTGGAAGTGCTTCCTCACCCAAAGCTGTCAAACCAGACATTAAAGGGACAGCGGGCTTTGAAACCCGGGACGGATCACCGAGTTTATGGCGACGGTCATATGGACCAGCTCATCTACACAGGCCAAACCCCGTTTCAGCCCAAGCGGACTTCTCCGCGGGCACGAACCGGAGCTGTTTCTGGGCATTTTCGGCTCTGTCAGTGCAAGCGCTGCTCTGAGGGCTCACTAGCCCGCTCCAGCCTTCCCAAATCCCGCCTAAGAGCGCACACGGCCGTCCCCCCCGAAGCCCGTCCCCAGGGTGGCAGTGGCAGCCcgctctgcccagcagcccccccccccgccccgccccaccacGGCCGCTGGGATGGGACCCCCCAGCCacaaggggcaggaggagggaaggcagccCCGGGGGGCCCCCGGCCCACGCAGCCCCAGGGGCCGGGCCTGCTGCCCGGCGAGGCTccagccccgccgctcccccgggcCTAGCTGCTGCCGGGACAGGAGGCCGGGAGCCGGCCGCCCCCGGGTCCGCTGCCCCCGTGGGGCCCCTCCCGcgggggccccgccgccgccgccgcgcctgcTGCCGCCTgccggccgccccgcgccccgccccgccccgcccggccccgcccggcgaTGCCGCCGACGGGGACCGAATCGGGGCGcagccgcccccgcccggcccgcggAGCCACCGGCGCCCGGGGGCAgcgccgccacccccccccgcgccccggggACGGGGCGGCCGCGCACGGCGAGCGCTTACCCGAGTCGCTGAGGGTGTCGTCcccggagctgctgctggcccGGCTGTccccggcggggcgcggcgggcggccgccccgcagagccccgccgcccgccgccccggcgcggcccgccgccgccgccgccgccgccgccgcctcccgcttGTTGacggggaaggggaagaccaCGGCCGGGTCCACGCACTCGGGCACAGCGCCGCCCAGCTCCGCGCGGCCGCtgcaggcggcggcggggctgcccgcggcggcggcggtccccgggggcggcggcggggcggcggcggcgggcggcttGACCTGCAGCTTCTCGCTGACCGCCCGCTCCAGCTTCTCGCGGGCGGAGAAGCCGCTCCACATGCAGTCCTGGATGATGATGGAGTTGAGGTTGTTGGTCACGCCGAGGCCCGTCTCGAAGAAGTCCCCGCCGTCCGAGCCGCCCCACAGGTCGGCCTCggggggcagcaggagcagctccgACGCCCAGTCCAGGGGGTCGGCGGGGCGGCAGCCCCCCAAGGCCGCCCCTCCCCACGGCACCggggccccccccggggggtGCTCCTGGAGCCCGGCCCGGCTGGGAGACAGGGGAGGGGTGGGCAGCAACTCAAACTTTTTCCAGATGTCCTCCCCGGGGGGAGCGGAGTCCGGCCCGCACAAATAAAAATCATCTTCGTCCGGGTAGAAACAGGGCTGCAAAGAGTCGAACTCGAGGTCTGGGTTTTTACTGACCATTCCTGGCATTACGGGTCTCTTCTCGCTGATCCCTGGGTCGGGCGATGGTTTTAGAAACAGGTTTTATGGGTAGTTCCaccaagaggaagaagagaggttCTCCCAAGACCtgaaactaaaccaaaaataataaaaaaaaaacaaccacaattAAAACACGAAGAAACAAACAAGACACGAACGTGACTGTGACTCCCTTCCTCTTAAccgaaagaagaaaaaaaaataatcccatcaTCAACAGCAAGAAAGAGGGAGCCTTTCGCAAGTTGAGAAGAAAATGCATCTCACACACCTTTCCTCCCGACTCAAGATATTCAAAGAAAAGCGATCAGGTAGTGCTCCCACACGCAAAGCTTTCCGCCTTCCCCGGCGCTCCGTGAGGACACAAAACCAGCCGGCACGGTGCAGCAAGGATGCAAAGCACCTCAGTGCTTTTGCACATAGCACTCGCCTGCTCTCCCCAAACTGCTTCAAACGCTCAAAACAGCAGAGTAACTGTAGACAGATGCAAGGCTTTGATACCGTAATCTCTCCAGAAAGCCCTCTTAATATGCCAGCAAAAGTAGAGGAAGTTTACTCCTTTTGTCATCCGCGGAGCAGTGCAAAGGGGAGAGAAGGATGCAAAAAAGGGGGCGGAGGGGCTCTTTGCAACTTCGCAAATCGCCAGTTCATTCACTCAAAGCGAGCCAGAGAAATCCGCACAAAACacacaaggggggggggggaggaggaggaggaggaggaggggaaatcCAGCAGCAACAGAAATTATCAACCTTATGTAATAATCTCACGcacaaaaatgcattaaaaccaCCCCGGCGCCACCAACAAAGCCTCCTGATTTGCCAAGAAGGTGAGGGAAGTTCTTCTCCCCCTTTTTCCAGTTTAAGACAAGAGCAACGGAGAGGTTGCAAGGACAACAACTTTGCGCATTTTGCCACTTCACGCGATCAAACCTCCTGCAAACACACCAGCTTTCCAGCCCTCTCACCTCCGGAAAATGCACGCTGCTGCCCTTACCTCGGCCGGACCCCCCACTCACTAGCCACGACCAGTCAACCACAGCCCCATTCCTCCTCCGAGACCTCAGTTGcatcagacattaaaaaaaaaaaaaaaaaaagactttaagtTCAAAAAGGACATTCAGCGTCTCCCTTCAGCTCGTTTAAGGTAACGCAAAGGGAAATCGTTCTGCTGGGTTCACAACAGCTGACGCTGAAACGGAGAccgaaagggggaaaaaaatccattaaaagccttatgatgaaatgcaaagaaacGAGCCCGGCTCAgctgctctccccctgccccgccccctgATCACTTCCAGTATTGTACATTTTTCTACTCGTGAAATACATTAAACCGTTTAAAATGCAAAGCAGTAAAGAGGCACCTACAAAACACAGGCGATCTCAGTGCGACAGctccaaaccaaaacaaaaatatcctCCACGATTTTCTTCTGCTCAATGAAAAACCCATTCACGCACTGCAATGCCCTTGCgcttcctttcccttcccatcctCCCTAGTTTAGCAACTCAAATGCGATGTGGAATTGTATTTATTTGATTGGGTTTTTGTCCTGCAGCCCAGACCCTGCAGCTTCCTCTTCTTACCTCCTTGATGATGGTGGTGGGTGTTGCAAGGGGGAggagtggcggggggggggaaggggaaagaaaaaaaaggggggaaaaaaaaaggcagatgatCTTGTATGTTGCACTTTACTGAGCGCcagcccgcccggcccccgcggctGGCCCAAGCCTCCGCATTCACCCTTTGCTTGCAGACAGATGACTGTCACTGGCTGGCTTTGAAGCTGCTGGATATTATTAACCCCccaaaaaggcattaaaaaaaaaagcaacggggcaaaaaaaaaaaaaaaaaaaaaagctgacacaCCCGGGGAgggcagcattaaaaaaaaaaaaaaaaaaagagaaaagcgaGAGCA
This sequence is a window from Harpia harpyja isolate bHarHar1 chromosome 15, bHarHar1 primary haplotype, whole genome shotgun sequence. Protein-coding genes within it:
- the MYCN gene encoding N-myc proto-oncogene protein — translated: MPGMVSKNPDLEFDSLQPCFYPDEDDFYLCGPDSAPPGEDIWKKFELLPTPPLSPSRAGLQEHPPGGAPVPWGGAALGGCRPADPLDWASELLLLPPEADLWGGSDGGDFFETGLGVTNNLNSIIIQDCMWSGFSAREKLERAVSEKLQVKPPAAAAPPPPPGTAAAAGSPAAACSGRAELGGAVPECVDPAVVFPFPVNKREAAAAAAAAAGRAGAAGGGALRGGRPPRPAGDSRASSSSGDDTLSDSDDEDEEEEDEEEEIDVVTVEKRRSSSNKAVTTLTITVRPKNTTFPSVRTQQNELILKRCAPIHQQHNYAAPSPYMESEDAPPQKKLKTEVPRPVKPTIQPKPKSSSPRNSDSEDSERRRNHNILERQRRNDLRSSFLTLRDHVPELVKNEKAAKVVILKKATEYVHSLQAEEQKLLLEKEKLQARQQQLLKKIEYKRTC